The nucleotide sequence CGAAGGTGAAGAGCAGCTCATCCGGGGCCACCGGGCTTTCCAGCGCAGGGGCCAGGACCGTGGCCAGGAGGATCCAGGGCCGGCCGGTGATGGCCTCCACCGCGGATCCGGGGTCCAGGGCCGCCAGGGCCCCCAGGCCGGGGAGCAGGCCTACCGGATCCCAGAGCAGGGTGGTGAGCCCGGTCGGCTGGAGGGCGTCGAGAGCGGCCAGCGCCAGGGCCCCGGGTCGGGTATGGGCGGCGAAGGCGCCGCCGCTGAGCAGGATCGGTTCGAAGAAACGGATGGTCCGACCGAGCTCGGGCCAGAGGACGTGGAGGCGTTCCCACGCCTCCGACAGGGCCTCCCGAACGAAGGCCAGCTCGATCCACATCTCCTCCGGGGTTTGAGGGACCGAGAGCGGGTGCAGGGCCTTCGTCCACACCAGCGTCTCCAGGGCTTCCGGAGGGATCTCCTGGGGCAACCACCGGGCAATGCGTTCGTAACCCCGTCGCTGATACAGCGACAGGATCCCCGGGCCGATCCCGCTGTCCGGCTGCACGACCTGAGCCAGCATGCCGCCATAGGCGGCTGCGAGCACCACGTGGCGCCCCCCCACATCGACCACCAGGGCCCCGCGCTCCGGGGTCTCCAGGCTGAGATAGCGGGCCACATGGCTGAGGGCTCGGGCGGTCGGGAGGATCTCGCCACGGGCCCATCCCTGCAACGCCGACAGGCCCGGCAGGCGTATGGCCGCCTGCTCCACGTAGCGTCGATCCAGCTCCTCCACCACCGGGCCGATGCGCTCCACCCCCGGGCGCGGGCGGACGTTCTCCAGCACCCGCAGCGGGATTTGCCGCCCGGCCATGGCCACCGCCTCCTCGCGCAACAACGCGTTCCCGGCGAAAAGGAGCAGCGGGCGCTCCTCCTCCGGGCGCAGCTGGGCCGCCAGGACGGCCGCTTCCAGCAGCGCCTCCACTGGCCGGGTGCCCCCGCCATCCACGCCGCCGGCGATCACCACCACATGGGGCTCCGCCGCGACCAGGGCATACAGCCATTCCTCTTCGGTCCGCCGGGATCCATCGGGCGAGATCACCGAGAGGGCCTCAAGGACCCGCGCGCAGGTCCCCGCCGCCGCGCGATGGAGGCTGGCGAGGCTCCACTCGGGAGCGATGCCCCCCAACACCACTCGCAATGGAGGGGCGGCGCTGAGGGTGATCAAGCAGACGTCCACCCCCGCCCCTGTGGAGAGCTCGGGGGCGATCAAGATCCCCTGGGGATCCAGCAGGGGGCGCCCGGAGATCGCGCTCAGATGCTCCAGGGCGCGGATCGCGCCGAGGAGGACATCCGGATCCGGGCCGCGCAGGGAAGTGGGGGCGCTGGCCGCCGCCACGAAGCGGAAGCGATCCTCCACCCGGGCGAACAGCATCGCCCGGGTCTGCACACTCCCCACATCGATGGTCACCAGGCTCTTCAGGGTCATGCCCTGCTCCCGCCGGTGCGTATCGGAACACGGAATCTCAGGGTCCCCACCGGCTTAGGGCCTGGATCAGGAACTCGGCCCGGCCGATCAGGAGGGAGATCCCGGTGATGAGGGCGCTGCCGAACAGCGCGCCCAGGGTGAAGGCCCACACCGCCCGTCCCAACCCCTGCAGACCCCCCCATGCGGCGCTCAGGGCAGGGGACCGCACCGGCGGGCGGTAGAACTGGGCGGCCAGCAGCGCGAGCAACGTCGCCGCCAGCCCCAGGGTGAACCCCTGGCCCGCCCCCGCGGCCACTTGAGGCCCGATGGTCCCGAACAGCGCCCCCGCCCCTGCGATCCCCAGGCCCACGCCTAGGGCGATGGCGAGACCCAGATCCCCCAGGATCCCCAGCCGCGGCACGCCTTTCGCCAGGACCAGAAGCCCCAACCCAAGCTGTAGGAGAAGAAAAGCCCGTCGGGCCGGATCCGCCGCCACGGGAAGCGCCCGCCACTGCGGGATCAGGACGTTCCACAGCATCACGGCCGTGAAATACCCGATGCTCAGTCCCACCAGCAGGCTGGCGGCCAGCCGATAGACCGCCGTGTCCTCGATCAGATAGCTCAGGATCATCAGAGTGAGAAGGACCGCCAGAGCGGTCCCCACGGCCTCCATCGGGTTCATCCCTCCCTCCGGCGCGCGGCGAACAGGCTGATCCCCAACCCGACGCCGATCAGGGCGGCAACGAGCACTTGAAGCAACGCCTGCGCCTGTAGATCAAAGAAGGCCGGGCTGCCCTCCGCCACCTCGCCCTCCAGCAGCAGCGCGTCCCGCAAGCCGGCGGCCACCGCCCGGAGCTGGCCGCTCTCCTGATACGGGGCCGCATAGGGCGCGATGCCGGCGCTCACCGCCGCGATCACCGGCACTTCCGGGGGGAGGATCCCCCGGGCCTGCTGCAGCCAGCCTCGCAGGGCCTCCGGGGAACCGGTGATCAGCACCACCAGGCTCACCCGGGCCGCCAGCGGCTCCTCCCCCAAATCCCGGGCCATGGGCAGATCCAGCACCGGCCGTCCGGTGTAATCGGCGGGGAACCGGCGCAGCGGCTGGCTCAACAGACGGGCGATCGCCACCTCATGCCCGGGCACATACCCCAGATGCATCACCCGCTCCCCATAGTCCGGCCGCGCCAGGACCACGGAGGCGGCCTGGGCCGCTCCCCAGGGGCTGAGGCTCACCGTCAGGGCCCGCACCCCACGGTCCGACAGCCGCTGCAGCACCCCCCTCAGGAAGCCGTCCAGCTCCGCCGCGCGGTCCGGCCCATACTCCACCGCCACCAGCGCCAGCCCTCCGGATGGGGCCTCATCCAGCGCGGCGACGAAGGCCGTCGGCGGCGTCAGAAGGGCAGGCCGGAAGAAGGGCAGCGGCCAGTAAAGGCCAAGGATCAACGCCACGAGGATCAGGGCGAACAACAACCCGCGCTCCACCGCCTGGGCCAGACCGGCTGAGGCCGGCTCCGCCACCCGCTCGCCGATCAGGAAGGTCAGGCCCTGGGCGAGCAGACTCCCCCAGGCCTCCGCCCGCGTCTGGAGCTCCGGGATCGGCTCGGCCCGAAGACGGGCGGGAGGGCCCTGGACCTCCACCAGCCGGGGATGTCGTGGGAGCACATCCACCAGCCCCGCCAGCGGACCCTGTTCCTCTACCACCACCGGCTCCAGAGGCAGGAGCGCCTCCGCCGGCGCCTCTCCGCCCTCCTCGGCGACCGGCCGGAGGGTCTGCAACCACTCCGGCATCTCCGCCAGCACTGCCTCCAGGTCGGTGAAGGGCGGGACCTCCTCTGGAGGCGGGGGTGGAGGCGCTTCCTCCAGCTGGAAGGGCGCTGTCGCCGGCGGCGCCGTCATGACCTCCTCCGGGAGCTCCTCGGCCAGAAGAGGAGGGGCCTGGGCAGGGACCTCCTCCTCCGATGAACCGGGCGGAGGCGCCTCCGTCAGCCCCAGCTCCTTCCACCATTCCGGCAGCTCCTCCCCCTCCGGCCGTGGAGGAGGAAGAGCCTCCACTGCCTCGCCGCCCAGAGAAGGGGCTTCGATCGCGGGAGGACGCTCCGCCTCTTCCTCCAGCGAGAAGAAGGTGAACGGAGCCGTCTCCGGCGGGGGAGCCTCCTCACCTGAGAAGCCCGCTTCGCTGACCGGAGGGGTTTCCTCGAGCTCTGGGAACGGGGATGCCTCGGTCTCCGGAGGCATCCCCGGCGGAACGGCCATCCCGGTCTCCGCCTCCGGGGGCATGGCCTCCGGCTCCATTCCTTCCGAGAAGGGAAGGATCGGAGCTTCAGGGCCCGAAGGGGGGGCCTCCCCCGGACCCTGCGCTTCTTCCACCGGCGGCGCCCCGAACGGCGGGCGTTCCTCCTCGACGGTTTCCGGGAAAGCGGGAGGCGCTTCCGGGAACAGATCCTCCACCGCAAGCAGCCATTCCGGCATCCCAGGCTCCGGGGGCGCTCCGGCTGCCTCCTCCCGCCTTACTTCCCCTTCCTCCTCCGCTCCCTTCAGCCGGACACCGCACTGCTCACAGAACACGGCCTCGGGCGGGTTCCGGTATCCGCAGACGGCGCAGAGGGTTCCCTCGATCTCCCCGGGGCCAGCCACCAGATCTGCCCCACAACGGGTGCAAATTTGCGCCTCCTCCGGATAAAGCGCCCCACAAACCGGACAGCGTCGCATCGGCTTCCTCCCGGATCAACGGCCCATAGGCCGATCCAGCCCCAGGGCGATCCGCAGCATCATGACCACCACCCCCAACGCCACGCCCAGCAGGATCCCCCGGACCCCTCCGGTGATCAGGGGATCCACTACCGCGTGGGACAGGGGACCCCAAAGCAGCGGGAGGGGGGTGCCGCCGGAGCGGAGGATCAGGACGCTCAGGACGCCGGCGGTGAACAGCAGGGCTTCGACCGAGGGTCGAGCGCGCAGCCGGCGCCAGAGGGCAAGGATCATAAAGAAGGGAAGCAGCGCGCCCAGCGAGGCCTCGAGGGGCAGCACCCCATATTGATAGATCCACATCATCCAGGGGCCGGCGAGCCCGCTGCCCCGGATCCATCCTTCGCCTGCGGCGAGGATCAGGACGGCGAGGGCGCTCAGGACGGTGACCAGGCTATACGGCCATCCCTCCTCCTGGAGGCGGATCCGACGGAGGTGGGCGTCCAGGAAGGCCAGGAAGGCCACCAGCGTGGCATACGCCAGGAGCGTGGAACCCAGCTCGGTCAGGGCCTGGCGGAGCGCCGGCTGGGGCCACAGATACGGCACCAGGGCGAGAAGGATCGCCAGGCTCAGAACCCCGGTGAACACCACCCGCCGGATCATCCCGTCCCTCCTTCACCCACGTCCCATCGCCCCCAGCGCGGCGGCGATGAGGAGCCCGATCAGCAACCAGCGGAGCAGATCGTGAGCCAGCCAGCGCCCCGGGGTATCCTCACGGGGCGCTGCGGTGAGGGCCTCCTCCCCCACTGCGGTGGAAGGGTCCAAAGGCCACAGCGCCGCCGCCCCCAAGGGATCCGGCATGGCGAAGAGAGAGACCGCCCCCTCCCGCTGGCCCGCCTCGCCGGCGAGGATCGCCTCCTCCCGAAAGGACCCGCTTAGGATATTGGCGGCGACCGGCCGGAGGCCCATGGAGAGGGTCAGGCCGGCGATGTAGGCCATCGGGCTGGCGCCAGCCCATTCGATGCGATCCAGGGGAGGAGAGGGCATCGCCGGCAGCCGGGCGGCCTCCTGGAAGAGATGTCGCGCATACAGCAGCGCCACGGGATCGGCCACAGCCACCCAGGGAGGGACCTCCCCCGTTAGCACATCCCCCAGCGCCCGCTCCAGGGACCTGGCCGCGCTCAGGGTGAACGCGGCCTCGCCGCCGAGCAGCCCGCCGGATCCCAGCGCGAACTGGAGGGGCTGGCCGGTCTCCAGCGAGCGCCCGACCTGGAAGGGGATCTGCCGGAAGGATTCGAGGGCACGGGGGGAGAGGCGGATCCGCCGCCCGCCGTAGACCGCCGCCAGCGTCAGCGCCGCAGCGATCAGCAACAGGACGCCTATGGTCATCGGGGATCCTCCCGGCCTGGCCTTCGGGGGGCGGATTCAAGGACGGCGATCCAACGGGCGAGAGGCTCCGCACCGATCCACGGGCGCAGGAGCCAGAGGCCCTGGGCCAGCGGGAACCGCAGGGGCGCGAAGGCCTCCAGGATCCATTCGAGATCCGCAAGCGGAACGCTGCCCACGCGCTGAGGATCTTCCGGCCTGCCCATCCGCCACCTCGCTCCTGGAGCCTTCGGGTGAAACCCGCAGATCCGATGATCGGCTCGAGTATACCCGATTTCCGCCGCTTTCAAAACAGAAGGCATCCTCCCCGACGGGCCGGGCGGCTACGCCAGGGCGGCGCCGGGCACCGGAACCCGGTTCATGATCTCCTCCAGAACCTGCTCCGGGGTAACCTCCCGCATGCGGGCGGTGGGATGAAGGATCAGGCGATGGGCCAGGCAGGGCTGGACCAGGGCCTTGATGTCGTCGGGGATCACGTAATCCCGCCCCCACAGGACGGCCCGGGCTTGCGCGGTGCGGAACAGCGCCAGCGTCCCTCGCGGGCTGGCCCCCAGATAGACGTCCGGATGCTCCCGGGTGCGCTCCACGATCTCCAGGAGATAGCCTCGGATCTCCGCGGAGACGTGGACGCCTCGGATCTCCTCTTGCGCGCGGCGCAGCTCCTCCAGCCGCACCACCTGGTCGAGGGTCTCGATGGGGTGGCGGAACTGCTGGGCCTCCAGGATCGCCAGCTCGTCCTTGCGGGCCGGATAACCCAGACGGATGCGCAACATAAACCGGTCCAGCTCCGCCTCGGGCAGCGGGAAGGTGCCCTCATACTCGATGGGGTTCTGGGTCGCCAGCACCAGGAACGGCTGAGGGAGAGGATAGGTGACGCCGTCGACGCTCACCTGCCGCTCCTCCATCGCCTCCAGCAGGGCAGCCTGGGTCTTCGGCGTGGCCCGGTTGATCTCATCCGCCAGGACGATGTTCGCCATGATCGGCCCGGGGCGGAACTCGAACGTGCGGGTGCCGGGGTTGAAGATCGAGACGCCGGTGATATCGCTGGGCAGCATGTCCGGCGTGAACTGGATCCGCCGGAAGGTTCCCCCGATGGAGCGGGCCATGGCCTTGGCCAGCATGGTCTTGCCCACGCCGGGCACGTCCTCGATGAGCAGGTGGCCCTGGGCCAGGAGCCCGATGACCGCCAGCTCCACCGCCTCCCGCTTCCCGAAAATCACCTGCTCGATGTTCCCCACCAGCCGGCGGGCAACCTCCTGCGCAAACCCGTCCATTTCGGATCCTCCATCACAATCGGATCCCCTGCCCCGGGCGGACGACCTCCTCTCCTCCTTTGATTTTAGAGGCTGCTTATCTGAAGATCCACCTCTATGGGAAGAGGGGGGAAAGCGGGGGCGTGGGCGGAGGGGAGAGCATCGGCGTGGGCGTGGGCACCGACGGAGGCGGCGGCTCCTCGGTCGGAGGGGCAGACGGCTGGGAGCCCCCCCCAAGCTCCTCCGTTGGGGATCCGCTTCGGGAGGGTGGGGCGGGTGTCGGGGATCGCTGCGGCTCCCTCTTAGGCGTCCCGGGTGGGATCGAGGGGGTCTCCAATGAAAGGGTGGGACGCTGGATCTCGATCACCACCCATGGGGTTCGAAGGGCCGGCGATGGACCTTCCTCGGCGACCGCGAGCCCCCGCCCCCCGAACCGCACCGCGGGGAGCCCGAAGGCCAGGGTCATCGCCAGCCCGACTCCACCGGCGGTGGCCAGGGCGCGCTGCCAGGGCTTCCAGGCGTCCGGGAGAGCGGCCCCCGTGAGGACTGCCCCCGCCAGGGTGAACAGCGGCCCCTTCCCGATCTCCCGGGCGGGATCCGCTGCCAAGGCCGCAGCCGTCTGCCAGGCGCTCAGCCAAGCCCCCAGGGCACCCACGGCGGCGAGGAAGGCCAGGACCCCCAGGATCGGCCGAGCCCGGGGCGATCCCCGGATGGCCCAGGGCAGCCAGAGGGCGGGCACGCTGACCATCAGGACCAGCACCCCCCATCCGTCCAGCCCCCGGGCCGCAGGGCCTGCCCCCCAGGGGAGCATCGTCCCTGCCAGCATCAGGGCGGGCCCCAGCATCCGCAAGGCAGGGGAGGGCGTCTCCGCGTTCATGGCTCCCGGCGCCCGGTGAGGGAATCGAGGAACGCCATCAGCGAGGTTCGAAGCTCCCGAAACGTCTCCGCCATCCGCTCCGCCAGCGGCCGACATCGCTCCCACTCCAGCTCGAATCCATAAGTATGGCGGAACAGATGTCGGAAACGAAGGTAATCCGAGAGGCGGGATCCCAGAGCGGGGTCGATCACGGCGGGTCGGGATTCCCCCCACGGGCTCATCATCCGCCACAGCAAATCGGTATGCCAGTGAGGGCCGGCAGGGAGGTCCCCGTCGATCCGCACCGCGATCCGCTCGAAGATCCGTTCGATGCCGGTGTAGAAATCGTGCAGGATGCTCCCGAGGCTGCGCAGGGCGAACTCGTCGGGCTCGCCGGTCCAGCGGCTCATCAGCCGCTCCAGGCTCTGGACCCGCCGCTCCAGCCGGGCGAGCTCCAGCGCGATCTCCCGACGCAGGGCTTCCGTTGGCTCGATGGGCATCTCCTCCTCCCCCAGGATATGGGCGCGCAGCGTGGGAGGGGCGCTCTCCAGGGGGATCAGGTCCAGCTCCATGCCCTCCGGGAGGAGCGCCCAGCACTCCCGCAGGGCGTCGAAGTAACGCTCCGGCGCCAGCCCTTCCACGGCGATATCGATGTCCGAGCGCGCGTGCCAGGGGCTCTGGCCGGCCAGGGAGCCGAAGATAAAGACCCGTCGCGCCCCGAAACGGCGGCGTAACAAGTCCGCGCACGCCCGAGCCGCCTCCCAGGCCGCTGCCCGCCGGCTTTCCAGCTTCTCATCCTTGGCCATCGGACCATCGCTCCTACCCGCGCGAACGGCTTCCCCATGATAACCTGGGTTCTCCGGCCGTGCATCGTGCCTCGGTTCAGGATCCGCGCTCATCCCTGCTTCTCCACGATCAGCGTCTTCAGGTAAAGGGTCTCCGGGATCTGCAGGATCCATGGGTGATCCGGCGGCTGATAGGTGACATCCCGGACGACCAGGCGGCAGCCCACGTCGGCTGCCGCCAGGCGGACGGCCTCGATCAGATCCTCCAGGCGGACCGGATAGGCGCACGAGGAGAAGAACAGCACCCCGCCCTCCTCCAGCAGGCGCAGGGCGAACGCGGCCATCTCCACGAACCGTCGGCGCACTCCCCGCTCCCATTCCGTCCGTCGTTTCACCATTGCGGGCGGATCCAGGACCACGTGGGTGAACCGCCTTCCCTCCGCAAGCAACGCCTCCATCATCTCCAGGGCATCCCCCAGGCGGACGGTGATCCGGGAAGCCAGGCCGTTGCGGGCCGCGTTGCGCTCCGCCTGCTGCAACGCCCATGGGTCCTTGTCGATGACCATCGCCGTCGCCCCCGCGGCGGCCGCGTGGATGGCAAAGGTCCCGATGTAGCCGTAAACGTCCAGCACCCGATCCCCCGGCCGCACCATCCCTCGCAACCGCCGGCGGTTCTCCCGCTGATCCAGATAGAACCCGGTCTTCTGCCCGCGGATCGCGCTGGTCTCGAAGACCAGCCCGTCCTCCTCCACCTCCAGCGGATCCGGGATCTCCCCCCACAGCCGGCCGGCCCGCGGCTCCAGCCCCTCGTCCTCCCGGGCCTCCACATCGCTGCGCTCATAAATCCCGCGGGGGGCGAAGCGCTCACGCAGCGCACCCACCAGGATCTCCCGCCAGCGCTCCATCCCCAGGTTCCGGATCTGCACCACCAGGACATCGCCGTAGCGATCGATGATCAGCCCGGGGAGCCCATCTGCCTCCCCGTGGACCAGGCGGACGGCGTTTGTGTCCCGGATGCTCCTTCGCCGGTCGGCGGCCTCCGCCAGGCGCCTCCGGAGCCACCCCGAATCCACGGGCTCGTCCCCCCGGGTGAGCATCCGAAGGGGGATATGGGCCGCGGGGTTGTAGAACGCCCTCCCCACCAGCGTCCCCGTGGCGTCCCGAACCTCCACGACGGCCCCCGGCTCCGGGTCCCCGTGAACGCGGGCGATGTCATCGTGGAAGGCCCATGGGTAGAAATTGCGGAGCTTGCGCTCCGCGTGGGGCTTGAGAACGATCCACGCCTTCATACGGCTTCCCGTCGGCCCACCGAGACGATGAACGTCTCCAGCGCCACCACATCCGGGACCTGGCCGGTTTTGATGGCCAGGTCCAGCTCCGCCAGGCTCCGGTAGAAGGTTTCCAGCTGGGGGATCGAGAAGGCGACCGCGGACTCGGCGATCTTGCGCGCCGCATACGGATGAAGGCCCAGCAGGTTTCCGGCCTCCGCGGGGGAGAGGCCCCGTTCCAGCTGTTCCTTCATCAGGAGCATCAGACGGAACTGGCGGACGATCATGCCGAACAGCCCGAGGGGGTGCTCTCCTTCCTCCAGGAGCCGGTGGAGGGCGGCCAGGGCCCGGCGCACATCCCGCCGTCCTAAAGCCTCCGTGAGCTCGAAGAGGCTGATCGGCGCCGCGTAGGGGACCAGCCGCTCCACATCCTGCGGGGTGACGGGACGGCCGGCAGCCCATGCGGAGAGCTTGCGGATCTCCTGATCCAGCAGGCGGAGATCCGTGATCAGGGCGGCCAGGGCGGAGGCCGCCTGCGGGGTGAAGGTCCCGCCGTATCGCCGGGCCCGCTCCATCACCCATTCCGGGAGGGCCCGGGGAGGCGGCAGGGGGAAATGCCGGACCTCCGCCTGATCCAGACGCGCCGCCATCCAGCGCAACAGCGGATGATCCTCCGGGAGGGTCTTTCGCTCGATCAGGACCAGGAGGGTGGTGGGCGGGACGGCGGCGAGGGCCTGTCGGAAGGCCTCGTCCTCCTGGGCCCGCCGGCGCTCCCGGGCGAACCATCCCTCCACGACGACCAGGCGCCGCGAGGCCAGGAAGGGCATCGCCGCGCATGCCGCCTGCAGCTCCGCCGGGGAGATCCGCCGGCCGTCCAGAACGATTACGTTCATGGACTGGGCGGCCGCATCCCCCACCTCGCCGCGCAGCTCCCGCAGGGCCTCCTCGATCTCTAGCTCGTTTTCACCGTGGAAGAGGAAGATCATCGGCAGTATTCCACGAATGATTCACGCAGTTCCCTGGCTACGACCTCGGGTTCCGGACGCTCATCCGCCCCGGGTCTCCACGAAGTGGACCCGGACGAAGCCGCCGGGGAGGGCCCGCACCCCCACGATCTCCAGATCCCCCGGGTCAGCCCGGGTGGTGACGTGGGCCTGCAGCCATGGGCCCAGGGGTTGCACAGCGATCAACGTGAGCACGGTGGCGAAGATCACCAGGGGGAGAACGTCGCGACGCCGGCGATGGGGCACCAGGCCCAGGGTGAGAAAGGCCGCCAGGCCGGCGGAGGTGCCAGAGGCCACGTAGTTGGTCCCGCAACCCGGATGGATCGCCCAGTGATGCTCGCCTCGACGCAATCGCTCCAGGGCCTCACGGGCCGCAGCGATCACCGCCTCCATCGGCACGTTCCCGTAAACGTAGAACCCGAAAGGGGTGGAGCGACCGGCCATGGGCAGGCCGGGGAACCGCTGGCTGAGCAGATGGATCGTGGCGTGCTCCAGCGCATGGTTGCGCCGGATCCGCCGCAACGGCGTCCAATCCAGGATCGACATCCCGACCTCCAGTCCGGAAAGTTCGCATGAGCGCTCGCGCGCGCCGCGCCCGGCGCCCTCACGGGGCTGGGCGGGCCACCACGATCAGGCGATGGGTGTTGTTCTCTGGCGGCCAGCACGGGACCAGGGTGAGGCCCTCCTCCGGGGTGAGCAGGATCCACGCCAGATTCCGCTGCCGCACCTTCGGAGGCTGACCTTCCCCCGGCAGGATGTGGATCCCCTCCATCTGAACCCGTAGGCCTGGCGGGAGGTCTCCACCCGGATCCGCTGACCCGGGCGCAGGCGATGGAGGGCGCGGAAGGCCTTCCCCTTGATGTTGTGGTGGCCGATCAGGACCACATTGCCCCCCTGGCCGGGCGCCGCCGGGGTGAGAAGCCAGCCGGCGGCGAACCCGCGGGGAGGCTCCCAGGTGATGAAGACCTGGCTCCCCTCCGTCATCGTGGTCAGGCGCGCCGGGACCACCGGGGCCTCCAGCCCGATGTCCGAGATGATCGAGCGGATGGGGGGATCCGCCATCGCCCTGGAGGACGGCGAGCGGGTCGCTGGGGCTGCGGAAGGCCCCCGGGGTGGAAGTGGAAGGGGTTCAGGATCCCGGGGGGTGGACCAGGCCGTCGCGAGCCCGGCGGCCCCGAGGAGCAGCCCCGCTCCGATCAGGAGGCTGCTCAGCCGGTTGCCGGACGGACGACGGCCTGATCCCATGGCGCGCGCTCCAGATATCCCCCCACCATCGCCAGCAACGTTTCGTTGTAAAAAGCGAGGATGTCCCGATAGACCTCGCGCCAGCGCTCCGGCGCCCCGCCCAGCTCCACCATCCGGAACACGCTCTCCAGGAGGTGGCCGCCGAAGTGGAGGAACGCCCGCAACAGGTCTTCCAGCCCCAGCCCGGCCGCGTGCGCCTGCTCGGCGTAACGTTGCCCGATCCGGCGGGGGCGGTGCGGGTCGTGATCCCGGATGTAAGCCTGGAGCTCCTCCAGGAGCTGGTAGCACGTGGCCTGGAACTCTTGAGCGATAGGGCCGCGCATCCGTTCGAACCAGGGGGCCTGAGGGCCGACTCCCCGGGCGAGCTCCAGACGGAGCTGGCCCAGGGTGTAAGTGATCAGCATGCGCACCCCGGGCTCCGCGCCGTGGGCCTGCAGCCAGGCTTCCAGATCCTTGCGGGCGAACCGCCGATGCCCCCCGGCGG is from Thermoflexus hugenholtzii JAD2 and encodes:
- a CDS encoding glutamate mutase L — protein: MTLKSLVTIDVGSVQTRAMLFARVEDRFRFVAAASAPTSLRGPDPDVLLGAIRALEHLSAISGRPLLDPQGILIAPELSTGAGVDVCLITLSAAPPLRVVLGGIAPEWSLASLHRAAAGTCARVLEALSVISPDGSRRTEEEWLYALVAAEPHVVVIAGGVDGGGTRPVEALLEAAVLAAQLRPEEERPLLLFAGNALLREEAVAMAGRQIPLRVLENVRPRPGVERIGPVVEELDRRYVEQAAIRLPGLSALQGWARGEILPTARALSHVARYLSLETPERGALVVDVGGRHVVLAAAYGGMLAQVVQPDSGIGPGILSLYQRRGYERIARWLPQEIPPEALETLVWTKALHPLSVPQTPEEMWIELAFVREALSEAWERLHVLWPELGRTIRFFEPILLSGGAFAAHTRPGALALAALDALQPTGLTTLLWDPVGLLPGLGALAALDPGSAVEAITGRPWILLATVLAPALESPVAPDELLFTFEVHHRGPDGSESVYEIEARGGRLEVVPIPEAGETELRRFRMRRPVDLGWGPRRAPRRIRIPGGMLGLIVDGRGRPLRLAEDPETRREQNQRWLWDVGALGGAL
- a CDS encoding zinc ribbon domain-containing protein, whose translation is MRRCPVCGALYPEEAQICTRCGADLVAGPGEIEGTLCAVCGYRNPPEAVFCEQCGVRLKGAEEEGEVRREEAAGAPPEPGMPEWLLAVEDLFPEAPPAFPETVEEERPPFGAPPVEEAQGPGEAPPSGPEAPILPFSEGMEPEAMPPEAETGMAVPPGMPPETEASPFPELEETPPVSEAGFSGEEAPPPETAPFTFFSLEEEAERPPAIEAPSLGGEAVEALPPPRPEGEELPEWWKELGLTEAPPPGSSEEEVPAQAPPLLAEELPEEVMTAPPATAPFQLEEAPPPPPPEEVPPFTDLEAVLAEMPEWLQTLRPVAEEGGEAPAEALLPLEPVVVEEQGPLAGLVDVLPRHPRLVEVQGPPARLRAEPIPELQTRAEAWGSLLAQGLTFLIGERVAEPASAGLAQAVERGLLFALILVALILGLYWPLPFFRPALLTPPTAFVAALDEAPSGGLALVAVEYGPDRAAELDGFLRGVLQRLSDRGVRALTVSLSPWGAAQAASVVLARPDYGERVMHLGYVPGHEVAIARLLSQPLRRFPADYTGRPVLDLPMARDLGEEPLAARVSLVVLITGSPEALRGWLQQARGILPPEVPVIAAVSAGIAPYAAPYQESGQLRAVAAGLRDALLLEGEVAEGSPAFFDLQAQALLQVLVAALIGVGLGISLFAARRREG
- a CDS encoding DUF6754 domain-containing protein gives rise to the protein MTIGVLLLIAAALTLAAVYGGRRIRLSPRALESFRQIPFQVGRSLETGQPLQFALGSGGLLGGEAAFTLSAARSLERALGDVLTGEVPPWVAVADPVALLYARHLFQEAARLPAMPSPPLDRIEWAGASPMAYIAGLTLSMGLRPVAANILSGSFREEAILAGEAGQREGAVSLFAMPDPLGAAALWPLDPSTAVGEEALTAAPREDTPGRWLAHDLLRWLLIGLLIAAALGAMGRG
- a CDS encoding AAA family ATPase, with product MDGFAQEVARRLVGNIEQVIFGKREAVELAVIGLLAQGHLLIEDVPGVGKTMLAKAMARSIGGTFRRIQFTPDMLPSDITGVSIFNPGTRTFEFRPGPIMANIVLADEINRATPKTQAALLEAMEERQVSVDGVTYPLPQPFLVLATQNPIEYEGTFPLPEAELDRFMLRIRLGYPARKDELAILEAQQFRHPIETLDQVVRLEELRRAQEEIRGVHVSAEIRGYLLEIVERTREHPDVYLGASPRGTLALFRTAQARAVLWGRDYVIPDDIKALVQPCLAHRLILHPTARMREVTPEQVLEEIMNRVPVPGAALA
- a CDS encoding nucleotidyltransferase family protein produces the protein MAKDEKLESRRAAAWEAARACADLLRRRFGARRVFIFGSLAGQSPWHARSDIDIAVEGLAPERYFDALRECWALLPEGMELDLIPLESAPPTLRAHILGEEEMPIEPTEALRREIALELARLERRVQSLERLMSRWTGEPDEFALRSLGSILHDFYTGIERIFERIAVRIDGDLPAGPHWHTDLLWRMMSPWGESRPAVIDPALGSRLSDYLRFRHLFRHTYGFELEWERCRPLAERMAETFRELRTSLMAFLDSLTGRREP
- a CDS encoding class I SAM-dependent rRNA methyltransferase, which translates into the protein MKAWIVLKPHAERKLRNFYPWAFHDDIARVHGDPEPGAVVEVRDATGTLVGRAFYNPAAHIPLRMLTRGDEPVDSGWLRRRLAEAADRRRSIRDTNAVRLVHGEADGLPGLIIDRYGDVLVVQIRNLGMERWREILVGALRERFAPRGIYERSDVEAREDEGLEPRAGRLWGEIPDPLEVEEDGLVFETSAIRGQKTGFYLDQRENRRRLRGMVRPGDRVLDVYGYIGTFAIHAAAAGATAMVIDKDPWALQQAERNAARNGLASRITVRLGDALEMMEALLAEGRRFTHVVLDPPAMVKRRTEWERGVRRRFVEMAAFALRLLEEGGVLFFSSCAYPVRLEDLIEAVRLAAADVGCRLVVRDVTYQPPDHPWILQIPETLYLKTLIVEKQG
- the holA gene encoding DNA polymerase III subunit delta, whose protein sequence is MIFLFHGENELEIEEALRELRGEVGDAAAQSMNVIVLDGRRISPAELQAACAAMPFLASRRLVVVEGWFARERRRAQEDEAFRQALAAVPPTTLLVLIERKTLPEDHPLLRWMAARLDQAEVRHFPLPPPRALPEWVMERARRYGGTFTPQAASALAALITDLRLLDQEIRKLSAWAAGRPVTPQDVERLVPYAAPISLFELTEALGRRDVRRALAALHRLLEEGEHPLGLFGMIVRQFRLMLLMKEQLERGLSPAEAGNLLGLHPYAARKIAESAVAFSIPQLETFYRSLAELDLAIKTGQVPDVVALETFIVSVGRREAV
- a CDS encoding DUF6391 domain-containing protein codes for the protein MSILDWTPLRRIRRNHALEHATIHLLSQRFPGLPMAGRSTPFGFYVYGNVPMEAVIAAAREALERLRRGEHHWAIHPGCGTNYVASGTSAGLAAFLTLGLVPHRRRRDVLPLVIFATVLTLIAVQPLGPWLQAHVTTRADPGDLEIVGVRALPGGFVRVHFVETRGG
- a CDS encoding sortase family protein, which codes for MRQRNLAWILLTPEEGLTLVPCWPPENNTHRLIVVARPAP